A single region of the Xiphias gladius isolate SHS-SW01 ecotype Sanya breed wild chromosome 17, ASM1685928v1, whole genome shotgun sequence genome encodes:
- the nipal4 gene encoding magnesium transporter NIPA4 isoform X1, whose product MRDVHLSNETCSNGSAVRLWCGPQSAVCLVTGDQTLYHTLPNNGTNATDVNSSYNLWLGLTLALLSAFLIGGSVILKKKALLRLASTGHTRAGDGGHGYLKDWLWWGGLLTMGAGEAFNFVAYMFAPATLVTPLGALSVLISAVLSSYLLGEVLNVVGKFGCLLCVLGSILLVLHVPEEQEVTSLQDMTNKLLEPGFLVYVSAVLVLCAVLVLYFSPRFGRTNILVYISICSLLGAFTVSSVKGLAIAINTVLYDISVLASPLTWILLLTLIVSIVTQVNYLNKSLDTFNTLLVYPIYYVLFTSVVLSTSILLFQEWRSMAAVDVATTLGAFMVIVVGVAMLHLFKELQVTMKQLTNQLSQPVNREEMSASGRGVEGRRNKKEDKYGLMDNMVIESLPPMREEGPRVFIIS is encoded by the exons ATGCGAGATGTTCACCTGAGCAACGAGACCTGCAGCAACG GGTCCGCGGTGAGGTTGTGGTGTGGCCCCCAGTCTGCAGTGTGTCTGGTCACCGGAGATCAGACACTGTACCACACACTCCCGAACAACGGCACTAACGCGACAG ATGTAAACAGTTCCTACAACCTGTGGCTGGGCCTGACTCTGGCCCTGCTGTCCGCCTTCCTTATTGGTGGGAGCGTCATTCTCAAGAAGAAAGCCCTCCTCCGATTGGCCAGCACGGGTCACACCAGAGCAG gTGATGGAGGTCATGGCTACCTGAAGGACTGGCTGTGGTGGGGAGGCCTGTTAACCA TGGGAGCGGGAGAGGCCTTCAACTTTGTCGCCTACATGTTTGCTCCAGCAACGCTGGTGACGCCGCTGGGCGCTCTGAGTGTCCTCATCAG tgcagtTCTGTCCTCCTACCTGTTGGGGGAGGTGTTGAATGTGGTGGGGAAGTTCggctgtctgctgtgtgtgctgGGAAGCATCCTGCTGGTCCTCCACGTCCCAGAGGAACAGGAGGTGACGTCACTACAGGACATGACCAACAAGCTGCTGGAGCCTG gtttTCTGGTTTACGTGTCGGCAGTGCTGGTGTTGTGTGCGGTGCTCGTGTTGTATTTCTCGCCGCGGTTCGGCCGAACCAACATCCTCGTCTACATCAGCATCTGCTCGCTGCTCGGAGCCTTCACCGTCTCCTCTGTGAAGGGCCTCGCCATCGCCATCAACACCG TGCTGTATGATATTTCAGTGCTTGCTAGTCCTCTTACCTGGATCCTGCTTCTCACCCTCATCGTCTCCATAGTAACACAG GTGAACTACCTGAACAAGTCCCTGGACACCTTCAACACCTTGCTGGTCTACCCCATCTACTACGTCCTCTTCACCTCCGTGGTTCTGTCcacctccatcctcctcttccagGAGTGGAGGAGCATGGCGGCCGTGGACGTGGCCACGACGCTGGGGGCCTTCATGGTCATCGTGGTGGGCGTGGCCATGCTCCACCTCTTCAAAGAGCTGCAG GTGACGATGAAGCAGCTGACCAATCAGCTGTCTCAGCCAGTGAACAGGGAGGAGATGTCAGCCAGCGGAAGAGGCGTGGAAGGACGGAGGAATAAAAAAGAGGACAAATACGGACTGATGGACAACATGGTGATAGAGAGTCTGCCTCCTATGAGAGAGGAGGGACCGAGAGTCTTCATCATCAgttga
- the nipal4 gene encoding magnesium transporter NIPA4 isoform X2 gives MRDVHLSNETCSNDVNSSYNLWLGLTLALLSAFLIGGSVILKKKALLRLASTGHTRAGDGGHGYLKDWLWWGGLLTMGAGEAFNFVAYMFAPATLVTPLGALSVLISAVLSSYLLGEVLNVVGKFGCLLCVLGSILLVLHVPEEQEVTSLQDMTNKLLEPGFLVYVSAVLVLCAVLVLYFSPRFGRTNILVYISICSLLGAFTVSSVKGLAIAINTVLYDISVLASPLTWILLLTLIVSIVTQVNYLNKSLDTFNTLLVYPIYYVLFTSVVLSTSILLFQEWRSMAAVDVATTLGAFMVIVVGVAMLHLFKELQVTMKQLTNQLSQPVNREEMSASGRGVEGRRNKKEDKYGLMDNMVIESLPPMREEGPRVFIIS, from the exons ATGCGAGATGTTCACCTGAGCAACGAGACCTGCAGCAACG ATGTAAACAGTTCCTACAACCTGTGGCTGGGCCTGACTCTGGCCCTGCTGTCCGCCTTCCTTATTGGTGGGAGCGTCATTCTCAAGAAGAAAGCCCTCCTCCGATTGGCCAGCACGGGTCACACCAGAGCAG gTGATGGAGGTCATGGCTACCTGAAGGACTGGCTGTGGTGGGGAGGCCTGTTAACCA TGGGAGCGGGAGAGGCCTTCAACTTTGTCGCCTACATGTTTGCTCCAGCAACGCTGGTGACGCCGCTGGGCGCTCTGAGTGTCCTCATCAG tgcagtTCTGTCCTCCTACCTGTTGGGGGAGGTGTTGAATGTGGTGGGGAAGTTCggctgtctgctgtgtgtgctgGGAAGCATCCTGCTGGTCCTCCACGTCCCAGAGGAACAGGAGGTGACGTCACTACAGGACATGACCAACAAGCTGCTGGAGCCTG gtttTCTGGTTTACGTGTCGGCAGTGCTGGTGTTGTGTGCGGTGCTCGTGTTGTATTTCTCGCCGCGGTTCGGCCGAACCAACATCCTCGTCTACATCAGCATCTGCTCGCTGCTCGGAGCCTTCACCGTCTCCTCTGTGAAGGGCCTCGCCATCGCCATCAACACCG TGCTGTATGATATTTCAGTGCTTGCTAGTCCTCTTACCTGGATCCTGCTTCTCACCCTCATCGTCTCCATAGTAACACAG GTGAACTACCTGAACAAGTCCCTGGACACCTTCAACACCTTGCTGGTCTACCCCATCTACTACGTCCTCTTCACCTCCGTGGTTCTGTCcacctccatcctcctcttccagGAGTGGAGGAGCATGGCGGCCGTGGACGTGGCCACGACGCTGGGGGCCTTCATGGTCATCGTGGTGGGCGTGGCCATGCTCCACCTCTTCAAAGAGCTGCAG GTGACGATGAAGCAGCTGACCAATCAGCTGTCTCAGCCAGTGAACAGGGAGGAGATGTCAGCCAGCGGAAGAGGCGTGGAAGGACGGAGGAATAAAAAAGAGGACAAATACGGACTGATGGACAACATGGTGATAGAGAGTCTGCCTCCTATGAGAGAGGAGGGACCGAGAGTCTTCATCATCAgttga